One genomic segment of Salinigranum rubrum includes these proteins:
- a CDS encoding pyridoxamine 5'-phosphate oxidase family protein, protein MEHIEYVYTVGMNEEDVERHLSDAETGVLSLADGSRAYGVPVHCKYEDGVLLFRLTDDDDSEKLAFLDATTEACFVLYEATNGDSWSVMARGPVAPVDDPAQYDEAAINERFGPARVFDEDIGDTDVRLFELDVESVTGRRTPRFD, encoded by the coding sequence GTGGAACACATCGAGTACGTGTACACGGTGGGGATGAACGAGGAGGACGTCGAGCGACACCTCTCCGACGCCGAGACGGGGGTGTTGTCGCTCGCCGACGGGAGCCGGGCGTACGGCGTTCCGGTCCACTGCAAGTACGAGGACGGCGTCCTCCTCTTCCGGCTGACCGACGACGACGACAGCGAGAAACTGGCGTTCCTCGACGCCACCACGGAGGCGTGTTTCGTCCTCTACGAGGCGACGAACGGCGACTCGTGGAGCGTCATGGCCCGCGGACCGGTCGCGCCCGTCGACGACCCCGCACAGTACGACGAGGCGGCCATCAACGAACGGTTCGGCCCCGCGCGGGTCTTCGACGAGGACATCGGCGACACCGACGTGCGGCTCTTCGAACTCGACGTGGAGTCGGTGACGGGCCGCCGGACGCCGCGGTTCGACTAG
- a CDS encoding universal stress protein, translated as MYARLLVPTDGSRGTDRVVDRALGLATRFDAHVDALSVVDETFPATSEYNVVVETREDEAEAALEAVVEACERAGVGVEPHLRRGRPHEEIVAAVDAYGSDLIVMGTHGRRGLDRIRHLGSVTERVVRTSPVPVLTTPLTVEEGDEMDDEDGAGVSDGAGANDEVGSNVGAGANDGTGEYR; from the coding sequence ATGTACGCCCGCCTGCTCGTCCCGACCGATGGAAGCCGCGGGACCGACCGCGTCGTCGACCGGGCGCTCGGCCTGGCGACGCGGTTCGACGCCCACGTGGACGCGCTGTCCGTCGTCGACGAGACGTTCCCCGCCACCAGCGAGTACAACGTCGTGGTCGAAACGAGGGAGGACGAGGCCGAGGCGGCGCTCGAAGCGGTCGTCGAGGCGTGTGAGCGGGCGGGAGTCGGCGTGGAGCCACACCTGCGGCGCGGACGACCACACGAGGAGATCGTCGCGGCCGTCGACGCCTACGGGAGCGACCTGATCGTCATGGGGACTCACGGCCGGCGCGGCCTCGACCGCATCCGACACCTCGGGAGTGTCACCGAACGCGTCGTCCGGACCTCACCGGTTCCGGTGCTGACGACGCCGCTCACGGTCGAAGAGGGGGACGAGATGGACGACGAGGACGGAGCGGGTGTGAGCGACGGGGCTGGCGCGAACGACGAGGTCGGTTCGAACGTCGGGGCTGGCGCGAACGACGGGACGGGGGAGTACCGTTAA
- a CDS encoding universal stress protein → MYDIVLLATDGSTPAREALDRAVALARAEAATLHVLSVVDAGDLGLFSSADLAAVDGVLRDAAEDAVADAAQHAAEAGVDAVRAVRVGVPHHETVGYAADVDADLVVVGSHGRRGLSRALLGSVAARVVRGSPVPVLVVPPRP, encoded by the coding sequence GTGTACGACATCGTCCTCCTCGCGACCGACGGGAGCACGCCGGCCCGCGAGGCGCTCGACCGGGCAGTGGCGCTCGCGCGTGCGGAAGCGGCGACGCTCCACGTGCTCTCTGTCGTCGACGCGGGCGACCTCGGCCTCTTTTCGAGCGCGGACCTCGCCGCCGTCGACGGGGTACTCCGGGATGCTGCCGAGGACGCCGTGGCCGACGCGGCCCAGCACGCGGCGGAGGCGGGCGTCGACGCCGTCCGCGCGGTCCGCGTCGGCGTCCCTCACCACGAAACCGTCGGCTACGCCGCCGACGTGGACGCGGACCTCGTGGTCGTCGGTAGCCACGGGCGTCGGGGGCTCTCGCGGGCACTCCTCGGCAGCGTCGCCGCCCGGGTGGTCCGCGGGTCGCCGGTCCCCGTGCTGGTCGTTCCCCCCCGTCCGTGA
- a CDS encoding DUF7260 family protein has product MALTLTEAREVVEAERRECVAERDAFERFRTAVTRADAGGGASMTGTSTFGVGAGPTAARGVPGVETSARGVTGTSLRRSYRRHVMAAGGGTDESLSDHVAAELGPDLAAVVCRGTLTPATRRGLLDRVDIAVDARESFVALLDRERASLDAVEAVCRRVRSEGRRTRTWESTSRGADAPLGAALTAWDRLDDLAAALDEGARDRQETLARHRRSFAVVDDDVTGYLYGCRPGLAAIASVGEDLSAARRAVVRAVGGGAR; this is encoded by the coding sequence ATGGCGCTGACCCTCACCGAGGCGCGGGAGGTCGTCGAAGCCGAACGACGTGAGTGCGTCGCCGAGCGCGACGCGTTCGAACGGTTCCGGACGGCGGTCACCCGCGCCGACGCCGGGGGCGGGGCTTCGATGACGGGGACGAGTACGTTCGGCGTCGGCGCGGGGCCGACCGCCGCGCGCGGGGTCCCCGGCGTCGAGACGTCGGCCCGTGGGGTCACCGGGACGTCGCTCCGTCGAAGCTACCGGCGGCACGTGATGGCGGCCGGAGGGGGGACGGACGAGTCGCTCTCGGATCACGTCGCGGCCGAACTCGGGCCGGACCTCGCGGCGGTCGTCTGTCGGGGGACGCTGACGCCCGCGACCCGGCGAGGGCTGCTCGACCGGGTCGATATCGCCGTCGACGCCCGCGAGTCGTTCGTCGCCCTGCTCGACCGCGAGCGCGCGTCGCTGGACGCGGTCGAGGCGGTCTGCCGGCGCGTTCGTTCGGAGGGTCGCCGTACCCGCACGTGGGAGTCGACGTCGAGGGGCGCCGACGCGCCACTCGGGGCCGCGTTGACCGCGTGGGACCGCCTCGACGACCTCGCCGCCGCCCTCGACGAGGGTGCCCGCGACCGCCAGGAGACGCTCGCTCGACACCGTCGGTCGTTCGCCGTCGTCGACGACGACGTCACCGGATACCTGTACGGCTGTCGGCCGGGCCTCGCGGCCATCGCGTCGGTCGGGGAGGACCTCTCGGCGGCGCGCCGTGCGGTCGTGCGGGCGGTCGGCGGCGGGGCGCGCTGA